A region of Macaca thibetana thibetana isolate TM-01 chromosome 20, ASM2454274v1, whole genome shotgun sequence DNA encodes the following proteins:
- the LOC126943780 gene encoding 60S ribosomal protein L38: MPRKIEEIKDFLLTARRKDAKSVKIKKNKDNVKFKVRCSRYLYTLVITDKEKAEKLKQSLPPGLAVKELK; encoded by the coding sequence ATGCCTCGGAAAATTGAGGAAATCAAGGACTTTCTGCTCACAGCCCGACGAAAGGATGCCAAATCTGTcaagatcaagaaaaataaggACAATGTGAAGTTTAAAGTTCGATGCAGCAGATACCTTTACACCCTGGTCATCACTGacaaagagaaggcagagaaactGAAGCAGTCCCTGCCCCCTGGTTTGGCAGTGAAGGAACTGAAATGA